AATGTCTCTTGGAAGGTCTACCACTTTCCCTCTGAAGTTCTCCTTATCTAATTCAAGCCAAGGTGGTATGCTTCTTGGGTCCACGTTTTGTAGGTTTTCCAAAAGCTGTGGTATATCCCTTGAGGAGGGCTTTACCTCTATTACGTCTCCCACCTCAACCCTGTAGGAGGGTATGTCCACCTTCTTACCATTTACTAAAAAGTGCCCATGCACTATCCATTGTCTTGCCTGCCTTCTGGTGCAGGCAAAACCTAACCTATAGACTACATTATCAAGTCTTCTTTCCAAGAGTTGGAGAAGAACCTGTCCTGTGTTCCCTTTGGAGCGGGATGCCTCGTCAAAATATCTTTTGAACTGCTTCTCTCTTAGACCTCCATAAAGAAACTTGAGCTTTTGTTTTTCCATAAGTCTTATGCCGTATTCGGTAAGCTTTCTTCTTCTACCCTTTATCCTTCCGTGCTGACCGGGTGGAAAGTTTCTTCTGGCTAAGATTTTTGGTGCACTCTTTTTACCCGATACAACCACCCCAAATCTTCTATCTATCCTTACCAGAGGTCCTATATACCTACCCATGCCTTAAACCCTCCTCTTGGCTGGTGGTCTGCATCCATTATGAGGTATGGGCGTCACATCCCTTATTGCTTTTATCTTTATACCAGCGGCGTATATGGCTCTGAGAGCGGACTCTCTTCCTGCACCTGCTCCTTTTATCCTAACTTCCGCTTCTTGAAGTCCATACTCTTGCATAGCCCTCTTTGCCGCCTTTTGTGCTGCAAGCTGTGCTGCATAGGGCGTGCTCTTCCTCGTTCCCTTAAAACCTACAGTGCCACCGCTTTCCCAAACAAGGACGTTGCCCTGCTTATCGGTTATGGTTACTATGGTGTTGTTAAAAGTGCTAAGTATGTGAACTATACCTTCTGTTACGGTTCTTTTTTGTTTTTTAGGTTGTTGCCTTCTCGCCATCAATTACCTCCTTACTTTACTATCTTTTTCTTAGTTCCACCAACGGTTTTTCTTTTACCCTTTCTGGTTCTTGCATTGGTCCTTGTTTGCTGACCTCTTACTGGCAAACCCTTTGCATGCCTTATACCTCTATAACATCCCATGTCTATGAGCTTTTTAATGTTCATTTGAACTTCCCTTCTGAGGTCACCTTCCACGGTGTAGTTTTGCTCTATAAACTTCCTTATGGTATTTAACTCTTCTGGTGTTAACTCTCCAAGCCTTTTGGTGCAGGGTATACCGGTTTTCTCACATATCTCCCTTGCCCTTGACCATCCTATGCCATAAAGGTATGTAAGGGCAACCTCTAACTTTTTTCCATCAGGAAGGTCAACACCCGCTATCCTTGCCATCTTCTACCTCCTCAATTACCCTGTCTTTGTTTGTGCTTTGGGTTTTCGCATATTACCATAACTCTTCCCTTTCTCCTTATCACCTTACACTTGTCGCATATGGGTTTAACAGAGGGCTTTACCTTCATGCTTACCTCCTTGTAAGCTAAAAATTATAGCACAAAATCATCCTCTGTATATTATTCTTCCTCTTGTGAGGTCATAGGGGGATAGCTCCACCTTAACCTTGTCGCCGGGTAGTATCCTGATAAAGTGTATCCTCATTTTACCAGACACATGGGCAAGCACTTCATGTCCCGTTTCCAACCTTACTTTAAACATGGCATTAGGCAGAGCCTCTATGACCTCACCCTCAAGCACTATACCCTTTTCCTTTTGTTTTTCTTCTCCCTTCTTCTTAGCCATCTTTAAACTCCGTCAATATTATAGGTCCTTGTTTTGTTACCGCAACCACATATTCATAGTGTGCTGCGGGGCTTCTGTCTGCGGTTATAACAGTCCAACGGTCGCCATCATGAGATATCTCCTCTGTTCCGAGAGAAAACATGGGCTCAATAGCCAATACCATACCCTGTCTTAGCTTGTAGTCCTTTTTTTCCCTTTTTAGAGTTTCAGGATGGTTTGGTATGAAGGGGTCTTCGTGCACCTTTCTACCTATGCCATGACCTCCGAGGTTCTTAAGCGGATATACACCATACTTTCTTGCTACCTTGTAGATAGTTTCCACTATATCTGAGACCCAATTGCCAGGCACGCATACCTTGACCGCCTCTTCAAGGGCTTCCTTCGTTGCCTTCATAAGCAATGCCTTTTCCTTGCTTATTTCTCCTACCGCTACGGTGATGGCTGAATCACCTGCATAGCCTTCCACATAAGCTCCAAAGTCCAGGCTCACGATATCACCGTCTCTTATTATTTGCTCCTTCTTTGGTAAGCCATGAACCACCGCCTCGTTTACAGAAACGCACAGGCAGGCTGGAAACCTTTCGTCGCTAAAGGGTGGCTTGTAGTTGAGAAAGGCAGGCTTTGCACCCCTCTTCTTTACTTCCTCTCTCGCTATCAACTCCAACTCATAGGTAGATATGCCCGGTCTTACCGCTTTTACAACTTCCTGCAGGACCTCAACTACTACAGCGCACGCCTTCTTTATCCTTTCAATCTCCTTAAAGGAATATAGCTCAACCGCCATTCTTTAATACCTCTAAAAGCCTTCTGTTTACTTCCTGTATATCCTGCTCTGCGTCCAATCTTGTTAATTTATTCCTTTCTTGGTAAAATTCAACAAGAGGTTTTGTCTGTTCCACGTATACCCTATATCTTTTCCTTATGACTTCTTCCTTGTCATCCTCTCTCTGGATAAGCTTTCCACCACACAGGTCGCATATACCTTCTTGCTTTGGTGGATTGTATTTCTTGTGGTATACCGCGCCACATTGAGAGCAGGTAAGCCTTCCAGAGAGTCTCTCCACTACCACCTCTTCAGAAATGTCAAAAAGGAAGACCCTATCCACCTGTTTGTTGTAAGCTTTTAGCATTTCCTCAAGAGCGAGAGCTTGTGGCACAGTTCTTGGAAAGCCGTCAAGTATAAAACCACCCTCCTTAGGCATAACCTCTTCTATTAAGGATATCATAATACTATCTGGGACAAGCTCTCCCCTTTCCATGTATTCCCTTGCCTTCAAGCCCAAAGGAGTTTGGTTTTTCACCGCTTCCCTTAGTAGGTCTCCTGTGGATATGTGCAAAAGACCAAGCTCCTGAGAGAGCTTTTTTGCCTGCGTCCCCTTACCAGACCCAGGAGGTCCTAAAAAGACCACTATCACCTTACCTTCCTCCTGTATTTGGTATATTTCTGTTGAAGGAGCTGTGCTTCAAGTTTATTTATGGTATCAAGGGCAACACCTACCACTATAAGTGCTGTTGTTCCTCCAAAATAGAAGGGCACATTAAGCCAAAGACTTACAAAGATGGGCACAACCGCCACCACACTGAGGAAAAGGGCACCTACAAAGACGAGCCTGTTTATTATGTATTCAAGGTATCTCTGTGTATCTTGACCAGGTCTCACCCCTGGGATAAAGGCACCTGCCTTTCTTAGATTATCCGCCACATCCACAGGGTTTATAAGCACTGCAGTGTAGAAATAGGTGAAAAAGATTATGAAGGCTACGTATAGTATGTTGTAAGGCAGTGTGGTTGGATTAAAGGCGTCGTGTAGAGCTTTCGCAATAGGGTGCTGTATGAAGCCTAAAATAGTTGAAGGTATTATAAGAAGAGACTGGGCAAAGATGATTGGTATAACACCTGCAGGGTTTATCTTTATAGGGAGATAGCTGGAAGTGCCAACAATTTCCTGCCTACCTACCTGCCTTCTTGGATACTGGATTGGCACCCTTCTTTCTGCCTCTTGTATGAATACGATAGCAACAACCACAGCCAAGATAAAAAGTATAGCACCCACAAAGGCAAAGGGTGAGATATCTCCGTTCCTTAGCATATCCCACAGTCTTATGCCTGCACTGGGAAAGCCTGCCACTATACCCGCAAAGATAAGCAAGGACATGCCGTTGCCAATACCCTTTTCAGTTATCCTATCACCCACCCATACAAGAAACATGGTGGAAGAAACAAGGGCTATTACTGTGGTTATGGAAAAGAGGAAACCCGCATCTAATACTATAGGTGTTCCTCTTGGTGAAACTTGACCTTGAAGCCATATTGCAATACCTATGGATTGAACAAAAGCAACAAAAAGAGTCAGATACCTTGTATATTGGTTTATCTTATACCTTCCGTAATCTCCCTCCTCCTTTGCGAGCCTTTGGAGTTCTGGCACAGCCACAGTAAGAAGTTGCATCATTATGGAGGCAGATATGTAAGGCATAACTCCAAGGGCAAAGAGGGTCATCCTACTTAGATTTCCACCCGAAAATATGTCATAGAGGTAGAAAAGTGTTCCCTCAAAGCTCTTGAAAAACTCCTGAAGAGCGTCGGTGTCTATGCCAGGTAAGGGTATATGACTACCAAACCTGTATATGGCTAACATAAACAAGGTGTATAGAAACTTCTTCCTAAAATCCTCAATGGAAAGAAGCTGTTTTATATACTCTACCACTTTATCTCCTCACAGCTTCCACCAACTGCTTCTATCTTCTGCCTTGCGGACTGAGAGAAGGCGTGAGCTTTTACTTTGAGTGGCTTGGTGAGTTCTCCGTCTCCGAGCACTTTTACTGGCATACCCTTCTTCACAAGCCCCTTTTGAAGGAGAAGCTCTGGAGTTATCTCTTGACCTGCATCAAAGTATTTCTCTAAGGTCTTGAGGTTTACTACCGTATACTCCACCCTGTTTACAGGTTTGAAACCTCTTTTTGGCACCCTTTTGTGAAGCGGTGTTTGTCCACCTTCAAACCATGAAGGGAGCTTTCTGTCTCCAGACCTTGACTTCTGACCCTTATGACCCCTTCCACAGGTTTTACCACGTCCAGAGCCTATACCCCTTCCTACCCTTTTTCTTTCCCTTACCGCTCCTTCGTTGGGTGCAAGCTCGTGCAGTTTCATTCCTCTACCTCCTCTACCTGAAGAAGATGAATTGCTTTACGTATATTGCCTCTTACCATAGGATTGTCCTCAAGCAAAACCACTTGACCCACCTTCCTTAGCCCAAGGCTTTTTACCGCCTTTATTTGAGCTTCTGACTTTCCCGCAAGACCTCTAACAAGCTTTACTCTGAGCTTTGCCATGGTTTGCCTCCTTATGGGATACGCAGGTCTCTTGCGTAGATGTTATATCGCTTTCTTAGCACTTCTATATCTATGCCCCTTGCTTTTGCCACTTCTTCTATGGACCTTAGCTTGAGAAGTGCGTCAAAGACTGCCCTTACCACATTGTTGGGGTTTGTGCTTCCTTGGAGCTTGGTAAGCACGTCTGTGTAGCCTGCTAATTCAAAGATGGGTTTTGCAGCACCACCAGCCACTATACCCGTTCCACGCCTTGCAGGCATAACCTTTATCATAGTAGGACCATAATGTCCTATCACGTCGTGTGGGACAGTGCCGTTTTCTATTGGCACTCTTATTATGTGCTTTTTCCCATCCTCTATAGCTTTGGCTATTGCTATTGGCACTTCCCTTGCCTTTCCGAGCCCAAAGCCTACAAAACCTCTCCTGTCTCCTACTATCACCAGGGCACTAAAGGAGAACCTCTTTCCACCCTTTGTAACCCTCGTGGTCCTCCTTGCATAAATGAGTCTCTCTTCTATTTGGAGCTGGTCTTCAAGCTCCGCTATACCCTGCTCTTTTCTTTTCTTGTCAATTAAACTTTCAATAGATACGCCACCCATCTTTGCCTCCTTTAGAATTCAAGACCAAGTTCTCTGCATTTATCTGCAAAAGCCTTTATCTTTCCGTGGTAAAGGAAACCACCTCTATCAAAAACCACCTTTTTTATACCCTTCTCCATAGCCCTTTTGACAAGGAGCTCCGCAACCTTTTGCACGTCCTGTATAGACTTTCCACCCCTTTTGCCTGTTAGTTGAACATACTCACGGTCTATAGAGGAAGCGGAGACTAAAGTCCTTGATTGTCCTCCAGAATCATCAATAATCTGTGCGTAGAAGGCATTAAGACTTCTGTAGACACACAACCTTGGTCTTTCAGGAGTTCCAGATATCTTCTTCCTTATTCTTTTGTGTCTCCTTTCCCTTTTCTCATGTCTATTTAGCTTTGCCATATTTCACCTCCTTACTTTTTACCACCCTTACCCTTTCCAGCAGCCTTTCCTGCCTTTAGTCTGAGAACTTCACCTTCGTACCTTATACCTTTACCCTTATATGCATCGGGTTTTTTGAAGGCTCTTATTTGAGCACACACCTGACCTACCCTGGCTTTGTCTATACCACTTACATATATTTTGTTTTCCTTGACCTCTATCTTCACGTCTGGGGGAATAGGGTAAATCACAGGGTGAGAAAATCCAAGATTAAGCTCTAAGTTATTACCCTTGACCGCAGCCCTATAACCAAGACCCACCACCTCAAGCACCTTTGTGTAGCCTTCAGTAACCCCTTTTATCATGTTTCTGATAAGTGCTGCAGTGGTGCCATGCATAGCCCGATGAAAGGGTAGGTCTGTGGGTCTTTCTACCCTTATGGTGTTGCCTTCCAGCCTTACACTTATGTCCGGATGGAGCTTCATAGACAGCTTGCCCTTTGGTCCTTCAACCCTAATTTCACCCTCTTGGATGCTTACCTTAACACCTGCGGGAATTTCAATTGGTTTCTTGCCTATTCTTGACATGTCCGCACCTCACCAAACATATGCTATTAATTCTCCACCTTTACCAAGTTTCCTTGCATCGTGGTCTGTAATAATGCCAGCGTCTGTGGAAAGTATAGCTATACCAAGACCCTTTTGCACGTAAGGTATCTTATGCTTTGGAACGTATACCCTCCTTCCAGGTTTGGAAACCTTCTTGATTTCAGAAATGACACTTTTCTCCTTTTTAGGGTCAAGGTATTTAAGGTGTATCCTTAGTGTGTACTGTGTGCCTTTTTTGTTTTCCTCAAGCCTTTCCCAGTCCCTTATATAACCCTCCTTTTTAAGGAGCTCCAAAATAGCCTCTTTTAGTTTTGAGGAGGGTGTATCCACGTAGTCTTTCCTTCTTCTTATGGCGTTCTTTATCGCAGAAAACATATCCGCTACTGGGTCCATCTTCTACCTCCTTACCAACTTGCTTTTCTAATACCTGGGATTTCACCCCTAAGGGCGAGCTCTCTAAAGCAAAGCCTACACATACCAAATTGTCTTATAAAACCTCTTGGTCTACCACACAAAGGACATCTGTTTTTCTGTCTTACCACATATTTAGGGAAGTGAAGCACATCCTTTGCAACTTTTGCTTTCCTTGCCATATTAACCTCCTACACTTCTTATGGGAAGCCCCAGCAAAGAAAGAAGCCAAAAGGCTTCCTCGTCTGTTTCTGCTGTGGTATGAATTATAATATCCATACCCCTTATGGCATCCACCTTCTCATAGTCTATCTCCGGAAAGACTATCTGCTCTGCAATACCAAAGGCGTAGTTTCCTCTGCCATCAAAGGACCTTGGATTGAGACCTTTAAAGTCCTTCACCCTTGGCAGTGCAACACATATAAGCTTATCTAAAAAGTCCCACATCCTTTCCTTTCTGAGGGTTACCTTTAGACCCACCGGCATACCCTTTCTAAGCTTAAAACCAGCCTCAGATTTCTTTGCCCTTCTAATTGCAGGATGCTGACCAGTTATAGCCCTGAGGTCCTCTATAGCCCTTTCAAGGTATTTTATGTCGTTAACCGCTTCACCAACACCCATGTTAACCACTATCTTGACTATCTTTGGCACTTCCATTGGGTTTTTGTAGCCAAAGCGGTTTATGAGCTGTGGAACAACTTCTTCCTTATACTTTCTGTAAAGTCTTGGAACATACTTGGTTTCTACGCTCATGCTCTAACCCTCGCTTTTTCTCTTATGAGGTCAATATTTTCGTTGCATTTCTTACAGTATCTGTATTTTCTTAGGACCTCTCCTTCCACCACCGTCCTTATTCCAACCCTTGTAGGTTTCCCACATTTTGGACAGATAAGCATAACGTTGCTGATGTGTATAGGAGCTTCTATTTCGTATATTCCACCTTCTCTTACGTTGGGAATTCCCTTTACATGTTTTTTCACAAGGTTTACATTCTTTACTATAACCCTGTTTTCTTCTCTGAGGACTTTTATTACTTCTCCTGTTTTACCCCTTTCCTTTCCTCTTAGGACAACCACTGTATCACCCTTCTTTATCTTATGAGCCATCACACTACCTCCGGAGCAAGAGATGCCAATTTGGTAAAACCTCTGTTTCTAACCTCTCTGGCTATGGGTCCAAGTATACGGGTCCCAAGAGGTTCTCCATACTGGTTTAGAAGGACTACCGCATTGTCGTCAAACTTTATATAGCTACCGTCTGGGCGCCTCACTTCCTTTTTCGTTCTAACCACTACAGCTCTGTATACCTTGCCTTTCTTTGCAGGGCTATTGGGTGCTGCCACTTTTACAGTAACAGTCACTACATCACCCAAGGTTGCATACTTTCTTGGTGCATAGGGTATACCTATTATCTGAACCTTTTTAGCTCCTGAATTATCCGCCACGTTTGCATAACTCTGCCTCTGCAACATGGTTTCCACCTCTACTACAATCTAAGAATTATACAACAAGTTAGCCCCTACTTATGGGACTTCCAGCTAAGGCTTACCATTTTAACCTAAATTATAGCTTTTTGTCAAGAGGTAAAATAAAGGCACGAATGGCTAAGAAAAGCCCTAAAAGTTCTTTGTTGAGTATTATACTTATAGGTTATGAGAGTTATCCTCTTTTCCGGCAAGGGTGGAGTAGGCAAGACTACAATTTCCGCAGCAACCGCCTATAAGCTGTCAACTCTTGGCTATAAGACTATAGTGGTTTCTCTTGACCCAGCTCACAGTCTGGGAGATGCCTTTGATATTCCAGAGGAAGAAAAGACCAAAGCAAAGGGACTACCTATAAAGATTTCTGAAAACCTATACATACAGGAGATAGACATACAGGAAGAGGTGGACAGATATTGGGGAGATGTTTATAGGTTTTTGGAGCTTCTTTTCAATACCACCGGGCTTGACCAAGTAGTATCCGAGGAGCTTGCCATACTGCCGGGTATGGAGGAGGTCACCAGCCTTCTATATGTAAACAAATACTACAAAGATGGAGAGTTTGACGCCTTGGTGCTTGACCTACCGCCTACTGGCGAGTCCTTGCGCTTTGTGTCCATGCCTACAGTGCTTAAGTGGTATATGAGAAAGATATTTAACGTGGAAAGGACTATACTCAAAGTGGCAAGACCTGTAGCACGACGCCTTACCGATGTCCCCATACCCGATGACGAATACTTCAAAGCCCTTGAAAATTTCTACGAAAAGCTAAAGGGAGTGGACGAGCTTCTTGTTGACCCCGAGATAACCTCTGTAAGGCTTGTGGCAAACCCAGAAAAGATGGTTCTCAAAGAAAGCCAGAGAGCCTTTATGTATTTTAACCTGTTTGGGGTAAACGTGGATGCGGTGGTGGTCAACAAGGTTTTACCACCTTTTGTGGAAGACTGCGAGCACTTTTCAAAATGGGTGCTAACACAGAAAAAACATCTTGAGGATATGCATGCCCTCTTTCATCCAGTTCCAGTCTTTACAGTTCCACTTATGGAGGATGAAATAGTAGGTGAAGAAAGATTGAAAATACTCTCTGACCTTATATATGGTGATACAGACCCCATAAGAGTTTTCCACAAGGAAAAGCCCTATGAGTTTATAGAGCAAAATGGAGATTATATGATAAAACTTAAGGCACCCTTCCTCACAAAGGATGGTTTGTCTGTCCTTAAAAGCGAAGGTGAGATAGTTATCCGGTGGAGAAACTTCAAGAGCCACATACTCCTACCAAGAAAGCTCAGAGACTACGAGCCAGTGGGTGCAAAGATTGAAGAAGGCTATTTGAAGGTCTTTCTCTCAAAGGCTACTTAGAAATTCCTTTATTCTTTTTAGGTCCTCCACAAACTCCTTTTCTCCACTGGGGTTTCTAAGGATGTAAGCGGGATGGTATGTAAGGAAGACTTTTATTCTTCTGTTGTATGGATATTCAAAAAATTGACCTCTATACTTGGATATGGGTAGAGATTTTCCTAATATTCCCTCAAGGGCGGTCGCACCAAGACAAACTATCAGCTTTGGGTTTATTATCTCTATCTCCTTTCTAAGGTAGGGTAGGCAGGTTTGCATTTCCTTTGGAGTAGGCTTTCTATTGCCGGGCGGTCTGGACTTTACCACGTTGGTTATGTATACTTCCTCTCGTCTTAGACCCACCTCTTGGAGTTTTTGATTTAAATACCTTCCCGCTCTACCCACAAAGGGTCTTTTCTGTTGGTCTTCTTCTTCTCCCGGTGCTTCGCCTACAAAGACCACAGGCGAATAGGGATTCCCTTCCCCAAAGACATAACCGCTTGCCCCCTCGTAGAGGATGCACTTTCTCTCTTCCTCAAGTTTTCTATACAAAGCCTTCAACATTTCCTCTTTGCTCTGGGTAGGTTCTTTGAGCTTTTGTGAAGGCTCTACCTGACTTTGCGGAGCTTCTTTTTCTATATACAAAACGTCAAAGCCAATTTCTATAAGAGACCTTATAGTATGCTTCAAAGTCTTCATCTTTTAAAGAGGTCTTCAAGCCAAGACCTTTCAAAGCACTTTACGCCTTCTTCATAACTTTGGCTCTTTTCTAAACAGCTTCTTATACCATCAAGCCTCTTTAAACCAAGATTTTTGCATATACTCCAAAAGTATCTACAGTATTCCTTATCCTTTAAAGGATTGCTTTCGCACTTTCGCCCTTCTGAGGCGTAAGCAAGGTAAATGGCAAAGAAAGACAAGAGAAAGAGCCTCATGCTCCTAATTTTACTTGCTTTCTGTATTTTTCCCATTCTTGTGGAAACTTCTGCATAGCTTGACGAATTAGCCTACCTGCAACTGCACCAAGACCACAGATAGAAGTGGGCTGTATGTGTGAGTTCACAAACTCAAAGCCTACCCATTCTCTTTCATCCGCTTCGTAGTGCACTATCTTCTCAAGGAGATTAGCCTGTTCATAAGTGCCAACCCTACAGGGCGTGCATTGACCACAGCTCTCATGAGCGTAAAACTCTGCTACCCACAGGCAAGCTTGGACTATATCGTCTTCTTCTGTCAGGACTATAACCGTTCCCGTCCCGCCAAAGCCAAAGGGCGAGTAGTCCATGGGTGTGTCTAACTCCTCTGCGGAAAAACAGTCAAGGGCTCCGGAGAATACTGCCTTAATCTTCTTGTTTCCAATAGTTCCTCCCGCATACTTGAAGATAACTTCTCTGAGGGTGGTGTTCATGGGGAGCTCATAGACCCCTGGCTTTTTCACTTTTCCACTTACAGGAAAGAGCTTGGGACCCGGATAGTCGCTTGGTCCTATGTAGCGATACTCTTCCCAACCCATACCCACTATGAGAGGAATGTTGCAAAGGGTTTCCACGTTGTTTACCACAGTAGGTCTTCCCCAAAGACCATATTGAACAGGAAAGGGTGGTTTTATCCTTGGAAAGCCTCTCTTACCTTCAAGAGATTCAATGAGTGCACTCTCTTCTCCGCATATGTAGGCACCTGCACCTCTTGCCACATAAATCTCAAGGTCAAAGCCAGAGCCCAGTATGTTTTTCCCAAGAAAACCCTTCTTCTTTGCCTCCTCTATGGCATCCCTGAGGATATAGTATCCCGCAGGATACTCACCCCTTATGTATATGAAAGCCTCATTTGCCCCTATGGCGTAGGCAGAGATTATCATACCTTCTATGAGAAGGTGTGGGTCTCTTTCTATGAGTATTCTGTCCTTGAAGGTGCCGGGTTCAGATTCGTCCGCATTGCATATGAGATATCTCGGTGCTGGGTTTTGAACCGCAAACTTCCACTTTCTACCTGTGGGAAAGCCTGCACCTCCTCTGCCCCTGAGCTGGCTTTTGTCCACCCAGTCTATTATCTCCTCAGGTTTCATGTTAAGTGCTTTTTCCAAAGCCTGATAGCCACCGTCTTTTAGATAATCCTCTATGGTGTGAACTCTTGGCTTTTTAGCCCTTTTTAACAAAAGGTTAAGCGTTGTTTCTGCGTATATTTCAGGTATAACGGGATAGGATCTCATGTAGCTTCTCCTTTGATTCAAATTTATAGGTGTCGTTATCTACCATGAAACAAGGTGCCTCTGAGCATGCACCTATGCATTGCACCCCTATGAGCTTAAACCTTCCATCCCTTGTGGTCTCACCTAAGGAGATGCCAAGTAGCTCCCTTAAGGCATTTAGCACCTTGTTAGAGTTCATAAGATTACACACAACGCTTACACAAACCCTTATCCTATGTCTTGCAGGTTCTCCCCTGTCAAACATATCGTAGAAGGAGACCACATTTTCCACGTGGCTTAGTGGCACTTCCAAGAGTTTTGCCACCTCCTCCAAGGCAAAAAAGGGTATATGTCCGTAGTAGTCTTGGACTTCATGGAGACAAAGCAACACCGCCTGTTCCTTTCTTGGAAAATACTCCACATGTTCCCTTAGCTTTTCCATTAGTTCCTGTGGCAAGACACTCATTAGTCTTTCACCTCGTCGCTGAATATCACTTCTGGCATATTAGCTTCTATTATATTCCTTTCTATTCCCATCTGTAGCAAAAGTCTTACCGCACGCCTGCCATCCTCTCCATAATCTAAGGTTCTGTGGTTTACATACATGCTTACAAACCTGTTGGTTCTTTCTGTGTCTTCTTTTATATCCCTTGCATACTCTCTGGCAAAGCTTAGGGCTTCTTCCCTATGCTGTAATGCATACTCTATACTCCTTCTCATTAACCTCTCCATCTTCCTTATTATCTCAACACCGAGGTCTTTTCTTATAATATTGCCACCAAGAGGAAGCACAAGATTGGTCTTCTCCATCCACCATTGACCCAGGTCAACAACCTTTTTTAGACCCCTATCTTGATAACTAAGCTGTCCTTCATGTATAACAAGCCCTGCGTCCACTATACCCTCCGCAACCGCATCTAAGACCTTGTCAAAAGGGAAAAGGACTTCCTCGAAGTCTGGTTCGTAGAGCTTTAGGACAAGATATGCAGTGGTAAGCCTTCCTGGAATTGCGACCCTTTTACCCCTTAAGTCTTCTAAATGCTCCTTGGCGACCACTATAGGTCCGTAGCCTTCTCCCACACTTCCACCACTGGGTAGCACCAGATATTTGTCTGCCACATAAGGATAGGCATGAAAGGATATGGCGGAGACCTCATAAGTCCCTTTTAGAGCTTCCCTATTAAGGGTTTCAATGTCCGCAAGCACATGCTCAATCTCCAAACCCTCTGTGTCTATCTTGCCAGCGGTCAGAGCATAAAACATAAAGGCATCGTCCGAGTCAGGGCTGTGGGCTATCCTTATCCTCATGCCTTT
Above is a window of Aquificaceae bacterium DNA encoding:
- the rpsD gene encoding 30S ribosomal protein S4; its protein translation is MGRYIGPLVRIDRRFGVVVSGKKSAPKILARRNFPPGQHGRIKGRRRKLTEYGIRLMEKQKLKFLYGGLREKQFKRYFDEASRSKGNTGQVLLQLLERRLDNVVYRLGFACTRRQARQWIVHGHFLVNGKKVDIPSYRVEVGDVIEVKPSSRDIPQLLENLQNVDPRSIPPWLELDKENFRGKVVDLPRDIQLEVPINLQYVIEFYSRV
- the rpsK gene encoding 30S ribosomal protein S11, yielding MARRQQPKKQKRTVTEGIVHILSTFNNTIVTITDKQGNVLVWESGGTVGFKGTRKSTPYAAQLAAQKAAKRAMQEYGLQEAEVRIKGAGAGRESALRAIYAAGIKIKAIRDVTPIPHNGCRPPAKRRV
- the rpsM gene encoding 30S ribosomal protein S13 translates to MARIAGVDLPDGKKLEVALTYLYGIGWSRAREICEKTGIPCTKRLGELTPEELNTIRKFIEQNYTVEGDLRREVQMNIKKLIDMGCYRGIRHAKGLPVRGQQTRTNARTRKGKRKTVGGTKKKIVK
- the rpmJ gene encoding 50S ribosomal protein L36, whose amino-acid sequence is MKVKPSVKPICDKCKVIRRKGRVMVICENPKHKQRQGN
- the infA gene encoding translation initiation factor IF-1; its protein translation is MAKKKGEEKQKEKGIVLEGEVIEALPNAMFKVRLETGHEVLAHVSGKMRIHFIRILPGDKVKVELSPYDLTRGRIIYRG
- the map gene encoding type I methionyl aminopeptidase, which produces MAVELYSFKEIERIKKACAVVVEVLQEVVKAVRPGISTYELELIAREEVKKRGAKPAFLNYKPPFSDERFPACLCVSVNEAVVHGLPKKEQIIRDGDIVSLDFGAYVEGYAGDSAITVAVGEISKEKALLMKATKEALEEAVKVCVPGNWVSDIVETIYKVARKYGVYPLKNLGGHGIGRKVHEDPFIPNHPETLKREKKDYKLRQGMVLAIEPMFSLGTEEISHDGDRWTVITADRSPAAHYEYVVAVTKQGPIILTEFKDG
- a CDS encoding adenylate kinase; this encodes MIVVFLGPPGSGKGTQAKKLSQELGLLHISTGDLLREAVKNQTPLGLKAREYMERGELVPDSIMISLIEEVMPKEGGFILDGFPRTVPQALALEEMLKAYNKQVDRVFLFDISEEVVVERLSGRLTCSQCGAVYHKKYNPPKQEGICDLCGGKLIQREDDKEEVIRKRYRVYVEQTKPLVEFYQERNKLTRLDAEQDIQEVNRRLLEVLKNGG
- the secY gene encoding preprotein translocase subunit SecY: MVEYIKQLLSIEDFRKKFLYTLFMLAIYRFGSHIPLPGIDTDALQEFFKSFEGTLFYLYDIFSGGNLSRMTLFALGVMPYISASIMMQLLTVAVPELQRLAKEEGDYGRYKINQYTRYLTLFVAFVQSIGIAIWLQGQVSPRGTPIVLDAGFLFSITTVIALVSSTMFLVWVGDRITEKGIGNGMSLLIFAGIVAGFPSAGIRLWDMLRNGDISPFAFVGAILFILAVVVAIVFIQEAERRVPIQYPRRQVGRQEIVGTSSYLPIKINPAGVIPIIFAQSLLIIPSTILGFIQHPIAKALHDAFNPTTLPYNILYVAFIIFFTYFYTAVLINPVDVADNLRKAGAFIPGVRPGQDTQRYLEYIINRLVFVGALFLSVVAVVPIFVSLWLNVPFYFGGTTALIVVGVALDTINKLEAQLLQQKYTKYRRKVR
- the rplO gene encoding 50S ribosomal protein L15 → MKLHELAPNEGAVRERKRVGRGIGSGRGKTCGRGHKGQKSRSGDRKLPSWFEGGQTPLHKRVPKRGFKPVNRVEYTVVNLKTLEKYFDAGQEITPELLLQKGLVKKGMPVKVLGDGELTKPLKVKAHAFSQSARQKIEAVGGSCEEIKW
- the rpmD gene encoding 50S ribosomal protein L30 translates to MAKLRVKLVRGLAGKSEAQIKAVKSLGLRKVGQVVLLEDNPMVRGNIRKAIHLLQVEEVEE
- the rpsE gene encoding 30S ribosomal protein S5, with translation MGGVSIESLIDKKRKEQGIAELEDQLQIEERLIYARRTTRVTKGGKRFSFSALVIVGDRRGFVGFGLGKAREVPIAIAKAIEDGKKHIIRVPIENGTVPHDVIGHYGPTMIKVMPARRGTGIVAGGAAKPIFELAGYTDVLTKLQGSTNPNNVVRAVFDALLKLRSIEEVAKARGIDIEVLRKRYNIYARDLRIP
- the rplR gene encoding 50S ribosomal protein L18, whose protein sequence is MAKLNRHEKRERRHKRIRKKISGTPERPRLCVYRSLNAFYAQIIDDSGGQSRTLVSASSIDREYVQLTGKRGGKSIQDVQKVAELLVKRAMEKGIKKVVFDRGGFLYHGKIKAFADKCRELGLEF